A single region of the Gemmatimonadaceae bacterium genome encodes:
- the lpdA gene encoding dihydrolipoyl dehydrogenase, translated as MAAEPIGADVVIIGGGPGGYVAAIRAAQLGLNTVCVEMDKTLGGTCVNVGCIPSKALLTSSEHFEFAKHSAAGHGVVIEKVSVNLAQMMKRKNDVVSANTKGVEFLFKKNKVTWARGAGTLKAGNVVDVTAADGTVTSYAAKNVIIATGSASVELPFLKFDEKRVLSNIGALTLESVPKRMIVVGGGVIGLELGSVWRRLGAEVTVVEFMPTILPGNDDDVIKDATRIFAKQGLVIKTGTKVMSADLSSKKVVKLTVEKDGASEVLEADVVLVSVGRKPLLHGIDAAALGLAQQKNGALVVDDQMRTNLPGVYAIGDVAGGKLLAHKAEEEGVIAAEVIAGRKVHMHYAAIPGVVYTWPEIATVGLTEAEVKASGRQYKVGKFPFSANGRARCLGETNGFVKIIADAVTDELLGCHILGASAGDLIQEIVLAVEYKGSSEDIAITTHAHPTLGETVKEAALAVLGRAIHI; from the coding sequence GTGGCCGCTGAACCGATTGGCGCCGATGTCGTGATCATCGGCGGCGGACCCGGTGGCTACGTCGCCGCCATCCGGGCCGCGCAGCTCGGGCTGAACACCGTCTGCGTCGAGATGGACAAGACACTTGGCGGCACCTGCGTGAACGTGGGCTGCATCCCGTCCAAGGCGCTGCTCACCAGCAGCGAGCACTTCGAGTTCGCGAAGCACTCGGCCGCCGGGCATGGCGTCGTCATCGAGAAGGTGTCGGTGAACCTCGCGCAGATGATGAAGCGCAAGAACGACGTGGTGAGCGCGAACACCAAGGGTGTCGAGTTCCTGTTCAAGAAGAACAAGGTGACGTGGGCCCGCGGCGCCGGCACACTCAAGGCCGGCAACGTCGTCGATGTGACGGCCGCCGACGGCACCGTCACCAGCTACGCCGCGAAGAACGTGATCATCGCCACCGGATCGGCGTCGGTGGAACTGCCGTTCCTCAAGTTCGACGAGAAGCGCGTGCTGTCGAACATCGGCGCGCTGACACTCGAATCGGTGCCGAAGCGGATGATCGTGGTCGGCGGCGGCGTGATCGGACTGGAGCTGGGCTCCGTCTGGCGCCGGCTCGGTGCCGAGGTGACGGTGGTGGAGTTCATGCCCACCATCCTGCCCGGCAATGACGACGACGTGATCAAGGATGCGACGCGCATCTTCGCGAAGCAGGGCCTGGTCATCAAGACTGGCACGAAGGTGATGTCGGCCGACCTGTCGTCGAAGAAGGTCGTGAAGCTGACCGTGGAGAAGGACGGCGCGAGCGAGGTGCTCGAGGCCGACGTCGTGCTGGTGAGCGTGGGCCGCAAGCCGCTGCTGCACGGCATCGATGCGGCGGCACTCGGGCTGGCCCAGCAGAAGAACGGCGCGCTGGTGGTGGACGACCAGATGCGCACGAACCTGCCGGGTGTGTACGCGATCGGAGACGTGGCCGGCGGCAAGCTGCTGGCGCACAAGGCCGAGGAGGAGGGCGTGATCGCGGCCGAGGTGATCGCCGGCAGGAAGGTGCACATGCACTACGCCGCGATTCCGGGCGTGGTCTACACCTGGCCGGAGATCGCGACCGTGGGCCTGACGGAGGCCGAGGTGAAGGCGTCAGGCCGGCAGTACAAAGTGGGGAAGTTCCCGTTCTCGGCCAACGGCCGCGCGCGCTGCCTGGGCGAGACGAACGGGTTCGTGAAGATCATCGCGGATGCCGTCACCGACGAGCTGCTCGGCTGCCACATCCTGGGCGCCAGCGCGGGCGACCTGATCCAGGAGATCGTGCTGGCGGTGGAGTACAAGGGCTCGAGCGAGGACATCGCGATCACGACGCACGCGCATCCGACGCTTGGCGAGACGGTGAAGGAAGCGGCGCTGGCGGTGCTGGGGCGGGCGATCCACATCTAG
- a CDS encoding zinc-binding dehydrogenase, translating to MRALVLGGHGGLEQLSIRDDLPVPSLVDTQSVRVRVSAVALNRLDLFVMAGWPGLTLGPDWVPVADATGTVESVGGGVTTVEVGDTVVINPGLSCRTCAYCLAGQPPLCLRYAIGGEHRPGTAAEYVVVPEHLVAAVPAAIPVAERAGFGLASLTAWRMVVGKARVAAGEQVLIWGIGGGVALAALQICKARGATVWVTSGDPAKLERARLLGADHLLNHATDDVPGLIRAATGKRGMDVVIDSVGSATWSRSLGSLGRGGRLVTCGGTSGPMVETDVRRLFMNQWQIFGSTMGSEAEWEAVVTEFRGGGLRPPVDSVWQLSAARDAYARLQSGEQFGKVVIQVAA from the coding sequence ATGCGCGCACTGGTGCTCGGTGGCCACGGTGGCCTGGAACAGCTCTCGATTCGCGACGACCTCCCGGTGCCCTCGCTCGTCGATACGCAGTCGGTCCGGGTGCGAGTGTCGGCGGTGGCACTGAACCGGCTCGACCTCTTCGTGATGGCCGGATGGCCGGGTCTCACGCTCGGGCCCGACTGGGTGCCGGTGGCGGATGCGACCGGGACGGTGGAGTCAGTGGGTGGTGGCGTCACGACGGTCGAGGTCGGCGACACGGTGGTGATCAATCCGGGGCTGAGCTGTCGCACCTGCGCCTATTGCCTGGCGGGGCAGCCGCCGCTGTGCCTGCGCTACGCCATCGGCGGTGAGCACCGGCCCGGGACGGCGGCGGAGTACGTCGTGGTGCCGGAACACCTCGTGGCCGCGGTGCCGGCGGCGATTCCGGTGGCGGAGCGGGCGGGGTTCGGGCTGGCATCGCTCACGGCGTGGCGCATGGTGGTGGGCAAGGCACGGGTGGCGGCGGGGGAGCAGGTCCTGATCTGGGGCATCGGCGGCGGCGTGGCACTCGCGGCGCTGCAGATCTGCAAGGCACGCGGGGCGACGGTGTGGGTGACGTCTGGCGACCCGGCGAAGCTGGAGCGCGCGCGCCTCCTCGGGGCCGACCACTTGCTCAATCACGCCACGGACGACGTGCCGGGCCTGATCCGCGCCGCGACGGGGAAGCGCGGCATGGATGTCGTGATCGACAGCGTCGGGTCGGCCACCTGGAGCCGGTCGCTCGGTTCGCTGGGGCGTGGGGGGCGGCTGGTCACCTGCGGCGGCACCAGCGGTCCGATGGTCGAGACCGATGTGCGGCGGCTGTTCATGAACCAGTGGCAGATCTTCGGGTCGACCATGGGCAGCGAGGCCGAGTGGGAGGCGGTCGTCACGGAGTTCCGTGGTGGCGGGCTGCGGCCGCCGGTCGATTCCGTGTGGCAGTTGTCGGCGGCGCGCGACGCCTATGCGAGGCTCCAGTCCGGCGAGCAGTTCGGGAAGGTGGTGATCCAGGTGGCGGCATGA
- the odhB gene encoding 2-oxoglutarate dehydrogenase complex dihydrolipoyllysine-residue succinyltransferase: MIAIKVPPLGESIVEATVSRWLRAAGDAVTAGETLVELETDKITVEVPALKSGILASQARAEGDVVGVDDVLGQLDESGVMPTAAAAPEADPPGGPHDPGTGPTPVPTMAAATASDPLPGGPHDPGLGSTPVPTMAAASASDSLPDGPHDPGTGPSPVPTSARRAAAPAKVSPAAARTADAAGIDVTSVPGTGRGGVVSKPDVVTAIAAAAAAPPRAPTPAPAPAPVPARTGERETREKMTTRRKRIAENLLQAQHNTAHLTTFNEIDMSAVTALRARIKEKVEKDHGVKLSFMPFFVKAASQALKAYPLVNAQIDGDSIVYKHYVNMGIAVASEAGLVVPNVKDADTKGMLAISRDIGALANKARTGKLAMDDLTGGTFTITNGGVFGSLISTPIINYPQVAILGLHKTQDRPVAIDGKVEIRPMMYVALSYDHRIIDGQQAVLFLVRIKELMEDPASMLVE; encoded by the coding sequence ATGATAGCGATCAAGGTGCCACCGCTCGGCGAGTCGATCGTCGAGGCGACCGTGTCACGCTGGCTCAGGGCGGCGGGTGATGCCGTCACCGCCGGCGAGACCCTCGTCGAACTCGAGACCGACAAGATCACGGTCGAGGTGCCGGCACTGAAGTCGGGCATCCTGGCATCGCAGGCACGCGCCGAAGGTGACGTGGTCGGGGTGGACGACGTGCTGGGCCAGCTCGACGAGTCCGGCGTGATGCCGACCGCCGCCGCGGCCCCGGAAGCCGATCCGCCGGGCGGCCCGCACGATCCCGGCACCGGCCCGACCCCCGTGCCCACGATGGCCGCCGCGACCGCCAGCGATCCGCTGCCGGGCGGACCGCACGATCCCGGCCTCGGTTCCACCCCCGTGCCCACGATGGCCGCCGCGAGTGCCAGCGATTCGCTCCCCGACGGGCCGCACGATCCCGGCACCGGTCCCAGCCCCGTGCCCACCAGCGCGAGGCGCGCGGCCGCGCCGGCCAAGGTCTCTCCCGCAGCCGCCCGCACCGCCGACGCCGCAGGCATCGACGTCACCTCGGTGCCCGGCACCGGCCGCGGGGGCGTGGTCAGCAAGCCCGATGTCGTGACCGCGATCGCCGCCGCCGCCGCCGCACCGCCCCGGGCCCCGACCCCGGCCCCGGCCCCGGCACCAGTGCCCGCCCGCACCGGTGAGCGCGAGACGCGCGAGAAGATGACGACGCGCCGCAAGCGCATCGCCGAGAACCTCCTGCAGGCGCAGCACAACACCGCACACCTGACCACCTTCAACGAGATCGACATGAGCGCCGTGACGGCGCTCCGTGCCCGCATCAAGGAGAAGGTGGAGAAGGATCACGGCGTGAAGCTCAGCTTCATGCCCTTCTTCGTGAAGGCGGCGTCGCAGGCGCTCAAGGCGTACCCGCTCGTCAATGCGCAGATCGACGGCGACAGCATCGTCTACAAGCACTACGTGAACATGGGTATCGCCGTCGCCAGCGAGGCGGGCCTGGTGGTGCCGAACGTGAAGGACGCCGACACCAAGGGCATGCTCGCCATCAGCCGCGACATCGGTGCGCTGGCCAACAAGGCACGCACCGGCAAGCTGGCGATGGATGACCTCACCGGCGGCACCTTCACCATCACCAATGGTGGCGTGTTCGGCTCGCTCATCTCGACGCCGATCATCAACTACCCGCAGGTCGCCATCCTCGGCCTGCACAAGACGCAGGATCGCCCGGTCGCCATCGACGGCAAGGTCGAGATCCGCCCGATGATGTACGTCGCGCTGAGCTACGACCACCGCATCATCGACGGGCAGCAGGCGGTGCTCTTCCTCGTCCGGATCAAGGAGTTGATGGAAGATCCGGCCAGCATGCTGGTGGAGTAG